In Sebaldella termitidis ATCC 33386, one DNA window encodes the following:
- a CDS encoding cupin domain-containing protein — protein MDFKDLDKNMLETIIRKVVEQELGKNGNTFEKYMDKSGVGVVKARTVKPEKFDTGNPNDKVYLTDVFSIDESERLSCGVMEMEESTFDWTLNYDEVDYVIEGTLEIIIDGRKVTGNKGDIILIPKGSKIKFSAPDYARFLYVIYPANWQDTCK, from the coding sequence ATGGATTTTAAAGATTTAGATAAAAATATGCTTGAGACTATTATTAGAAAAGTAGTAGAACAAGAATTAGGGAAAAATGGAAATACTTTTGAAAAATATATGGATAAAAGCGGTGTCGGTGTGGTAAAAGCCCGTACTGTAAAGCCTGAAAAGTTTGATACAGGGAATCCGAATGATAAAGTGTATCTGACAGATGTTTTTTCTATTGATGAAAGTGAAAGACTGAGCTGCGGAGTTATGGAAATGGAAGAATCTACGTTTGACTGGACTCTGAACTATGACGAGGTAGACTATGTGATAGAAGGAACACTGGAAATAATAATTGACGGAAGAAAGGTCACTGGTAACAAAGGAGATATTATTTTGATTCCAAAAGGGTCAAAGATAAAGTTCAGTGCACCTGATTATGCAAGATTTTTATATGTTATTTACCCTGCAAACTGGCAGGATACATGTAAATAA
- a CDS encoding autotransporter outer membrane beta-barrel domain-containing protein has translation MKIKNTLKNKLGVLSFFLSAAAVPEAKNIYEVSGTDFTQTIWNNSAGSTPKYGDDVTITTSGSGNGAGIGANAGVYSNIGGDIIVGDRLTIKTIGAAADAVRTNPSGTNDYNNSTGVVTIGNNLTVRVSGVSADGINANGQSKVVVGNDADLTVGGLAGYAVRANHGSEVIVGNNMKVEINAGSSYAVYTDRATASTTGYTGGSSIEIGENSDIKTTGSSAHAVYLNNINSSILMRDNGTILTNGNNSDGFVISANGSGGIITIGNNFSVETLKDKSDGIVTAKDGAVKTGNDFSIITNANESTGITAKDSSRIETGSNTVINTRGNKSHGIFLSSKDAGVSSNSISIETTGGLSDGILVSSGGNVTAGILNIETSDPSSYGLHLIGDSSNVNSIYGGRIHSEGTAVKFQTNSAGSDGQKVTLRGVTLTNNGIAASVITGSASDVDNAGNLIQVGGLTAINGNADQVVDSTLSLYDSTAAAGGSKELLNVSNGSIFTFNNDNTVLTGDIETDSTSYVTVNLKNNSSFSGTINNVNNINILDLNIVSSTWEITDDSWIRDLNNSGKVVFSDTGKILTVNGDYIGNSGVLNIKTILEDDNSITDKLHVKGNTSGETLVNIEKAGGNGAATDEGIRIIEVEGNSAGNFSLSAPVQAGIYEYNLYKGGVTTPNDGDWYLRSYYYEAPKEPEKPVDPEKPEESKEPEKVIPPPINSQEPVITYRPGISNYVSGQKANAEQGMLQLSTYHQRMGKQEKEYAEDKQMWIRAYGSHQHNDGKKRFDYEQTITGMQFGMDLYNNVNSKSTTDRAGLILDYSYANARFFDDLRSEKNTGRMHAQSTAFGGYYTKITNDSAYFDIVGIVGLLNNGFKDSYGEKSAQDGWRTGISLETGYPFVSNSGWGLEPQLQLAYQHTHYSSFSDSYSDIEGYNADMLRGRGGFRVFKDIGNNGSQLYGVANIIHDFTDFKDLKIDGTSIGEEYDKSYGEAGVGFNLKTTEKSSIYGDMRYQKSFGGNMDNATFSIGFKKEF, from the coding sequence ATGAAAATAAAAAACACATTGAAAAATAAATTAGGTGTATTAAGTTTTTTTCTCTCCGCAGCAGCAGTTCCAGAAGCAAAAAATATATATGAAGTTTCGGGAACAGACTTTACACAGACAATTTGGAATAACTCGGCAGGCTCGACTCCTAAATACGGAGATGATGTAACTATTACAACGTCCGGTTCAGGAAATGGTGCCGGAATAGGTGCGAATGCCGGTGTTTATTCCAATATAGGCGGGGATATTATAGTTGGTGACAGACTTACGATAAAGACAATAGGAGCAGCAGCAGATGCTGTTCGTACGAATCCTTCCGGTACTAATGATTACAATAATTCAACAGGTGTAGTTACTATAGGGAACAATCTTACAGTAAGAGTATCCGGGGTGAGTGCCGATGGAATAAATGCAAACGGGCAGTCAAAGGTAGTAGTAGGAAATGACGCCGATCTAACAGTAGGAGGACTTGCAGGATATGCAGTAAGGGCAAATCACGGCAGTGAGGTAATTGTCGGGAATAACATGAAAGTGGAAATAAATGCCGGCAGCTCCTATGCAGTATATACAGACAGGGCAACTGCATCTACTACGGGATATACAGGCGGTTCTTCTATAGAGATAGGAGAAAATTCAGATATAAAAACAACAGGGAGTTCAGCTCATGCTGTATACCTAAATAATATAAACAGTTCAATATTGATGAGAGATAACGGCACAATACTTACGAACGGGAATAATTCAGACGGTTTTGTAATAAGTGCAAACGGATCAGGCGGAATAATCACTATAGGAAACAACTTTAGTGTAGAAACATTAAAAGATAAATCAGACGGAATAGTAACGGCAAAAGACGGTGCAGTGAAGACAGGAAACGATTTCAGCATAATAACCAATGCTAATGAGTCTACGGGAATTACTGCCAAAGATTCAAGCAGGATTGAAACAGGCAGTAATACAGTAATAAATACAAGGGGAAACAAATCACATGGAATATTTTTAAGCAGTAAGGATGCAGGAGTTAGTTCAAATTCAATTTCCATAGAAACTACAGGTGGATTGTCAGACGGAATTCTAGTTTCTTCGGGTGGTAATGTAACTGCAGGTATTCTTAATATAGAAACTAGTGATCCTTCTTCATATGGTCTTCATTTAATCGGAGATAGTTCGAACGTTAATTCTATTTATGGCGGAAGGATTCATTCTGAAGGGACAGCAGTAAAATTTCAGACAAATTCTGCAGGAAGTGACGGGCAGAAAGTTACATTAAGGGGAGTAACATTAACAAATAATGGAATTGCAGCAAGTGTAATAACAGGAAGTGCTTCTGATGTAGATAATGCAGGAAATTTGATACAGGTTGGCGGATTAACGGCAATTAACGGAAATGCAGACCAGGTCGTAGACAGTACTCTGAGTTTATATGACAGCACGGCAGCAGCAGGAGGAAGTAAAGAGCTGCTGAATGTAAGCAACGGAAGTATATTTACTTTTAATAATGATAATACAGTACTTACAGGAGATATAGAAACAGACAGTACCAGCTATGTAACTGTAAATCTAAAAAATAATTCATCATTTTCAGGTACAATTAATAATGTAAACAATATTAATATTCTTGACCTGAATATAGTATCAAGTACTTGGGAAATAACAGATGATTCATGGATTAGAGATCTTAATAATTCTGGGAAGGTTGTTTTTAGCGATACAGGGAAAATATTAACGGTAAACGGGGATTATATTGGGAATAGCGGAGTTTTGAATATTAAAACAATTCTTGAAGACGATAATTCTATCACTGACAAATTACATGTAAAAGGAAATACATCCGGCGAAACCTTGGTAAATATAGAAAAAGCAGGCGGGAATGGTGCAGCTACCGATGAAGGAATAAGGATAATAGAAGTGGAAGGCAATTCAGCAGGAAATTTTAGTCTTTCGGCACCTGTTCAGGCAGGGATATATGAGTATAATCTTTATAAAGGCGGAGTAACTACGCCTAATGACGGTGACTGGTATCTGAGATCTTATTATTATGAGGCTCCTAAGGAGCCTGAAAAACCTGTGGATCCTGAAAAACCGGAAGAATCAAAAGAACCGGAAAAAGTAATTCCGCCGCCTATAAATTCTCAGGAACCTGTAATAACTTACAGACCAGGAATATCCAATTATGTATCAGGACAAAAAGCAAACGCAGAACAGGGAATGCTCCAGCTTTCTACATATCATCAGAGAATGGGAAAGCAGGAAAAAGAATATGCAGAAGATAAGCAGATGTGGATACGTGCTTATGGAAGCCATCAGCATAATGACGGAAAAAAGAGATTTGATTATGAGCAGACAATTACAGGTATGCAGTTTGGAATGGATTTGTACAATAATGTAAATAGCAAAAGCACAACAGACCGTGCTGGTCTGATACTGGATTATTCATATGCGAATGCTCGTTTTTTCGATGATTTACGTTCTGAAAAAAATACAGGAAGAATGCATGCACAAAGTACCGCTTTTGGCGGGTATTATACAAAAATAACTAATGATTCGGCATATTTTGATATAGTGGGAATAGTCGGTCTATTAAATAACGGTTTTAAGGATTCATACGGAGAGAAAAGTGCACAGGACGGCTGGCGAACAGGTATATCATTGGAAACAGGATATCCTTTTGTAAGTAATAGCGGCTGGGGGCTGGAGCCGCAGCTGCAGCTGGCATATCAGCATACACATTACAGCAGTTTTAGTGATTCATATTCAGATATAGAAGGATATAACGCTGATATGTTACGTGGAAGAGGTGGCTTCAGGGTATTTAAAGATATTGGAAATAATGGGAGCCAGCTTTACGGAGTAGCAAATATAATACATGATTTTACAGATTTTAAAGATTTGAAAATTGACGGAACATCAATTGGTGAAGAGTATGACAAGAGTTACGGGGAAGCCGGGGTAGGCTTTAACCTAAAAACAACAGAAAAAAGCAGTATATACGGTGATATGCGTTATCAGAAATCCTTTGGCGGGAATATGGACAATGCGACATTTAGTATAGGATTTAAAAAAGAATTTTAA
- the eutL gene encoding ethanolamine utilization microcompartment protein EutL yields the protein MKDDRQKASVLAVRMIPNVDLAMCKEFSMPEGHRSIGLITSDCDDVTYTALDDATKKADIKVVYAKSFYGGAANANTKLAGEVIGIISGPNPAEVKSGLSAVVDFVENEAAFISANEDDSIAYYAHCISRTGSYLSEVAGIPEGESIAYLIAPPLEAMYALDVALKSANVELVAFYGPPSETNFGGGLLTGSQSACKAACDAFAEAVKAVAANPLGY from the coding sequence ATGAAAGATGACAGACAAAAAGCAAGCGTTCTTGCAGTAAGAATGATACCAAATGTGGATCTGGCTATGTGTAAAGAATTCAGCATGCCGGAAGGGCATAGAAGTATAGGTTTGATAACTTCTGACTGTGATGATGTTACATATACAGCATTAGACGATGCTACGAAAAAAGCAGATATAAAAGTAGTATACGCAAAATCTTTTTACGGAGGGGCTGCAAATGCTAATACAAAACTTGCCGGTGAAGTAATAGGGATAATTTCAGGACCAAATCCTGCCGAAGTAAAAAGCGGATTAAGTGCTGTAGTTGATTTTGTGGAAAATGAAGCCGCGTTTATAAGTGCTAATGAAGATGATTCAATTGCATATTATGCACACTGTATTTCAAGAACAGGGTCATATCTTTCAGAAGTAGCGGGAATACCAGAGGGAGAATCAATCGCATACCTTATAGCACCGCCTTTAGAAGCTATGTATGCTTTAGATGTGGCATTAAAGTCAGCTAATGTGGAATTAGTAGCATTTTACGGACCGCCATCAGAAACTAACTTTGGCGGAGGTTTATTAACTGGAAGCCAGTCAGCTTGTAAAGCAGCCTGCGATGCATTTGCAGAAGCAGTAAAAGCTGTAGCGGCAAATCCGCTGGGGTATTAA
- the eutH gene encoding ethanolamine utilization protein EutH, whose product MGINDIIIYIMVIFMIIGGIDKILGNKFGYGEKFEEGFMAMGSLALAMVGVISLAPVLAKVLRPVVEPLYTALGADPAMFATTLLANDMGGYPLAMELAKDPNAGLFAGLILGAMMGPTLVFTIPVALGIIEKEDRPYLAKGVLAGMITIPLGCLAGGLVAGFGINMIIMNLIPIIIFAVLICIGLWLIPEKMTKGFTIFGQGVVIVITIGLMAAIVETLTGIVVIPGMAPLSEGINVIGSIAIVLAGAFPLVHFITKAFKAPLTKVGKQLGMNEVGAAGLVATLANNIPMFGMLKDMDENGKIINVAFAVSAAFVFGDHLGFTGGVNKSMIFPMIVGKLVGGITAIVVAKILFARKKNKLEAK is encoded by the coding sequence ATGGGTATTAATGATATTATTATTTATATAATGGTCATATTTATGATCATTGGCGGAATTGATAAAATTTTAGGAAATAAATTCGGTTACGGGGAAAAATTCGAGGAAGGGTTTATGGCTATGGGATCTCTGGCTCTTGCAATGGTGGGGGTTATATCACTGGCTCCTGTTCTTGCCAAGGTGTTAAGACCTGTGGTAGAGCCTTTATACACTGCACTTGGTGCAGATCCTGCGATGTTTGCTACTACATTATTAGCAAATGATATGGGTGGATATCCGCTTGCAATGGAACTTGCAAAGGATCCTAATGCCGGATTATTTGCAGGGCTTATACTGGGTGCTATGATGGGGCCTACTCTTGTATTCACAATTCCTGTAGCTTTAGGAATTATTGAAAAAGAAGACAGACCTTATCTTGCAAAAGGTGTTCTTGCAGGTATGATAACTATACCTTTAGGATGTCTTGCCGGAGGACTTGTGGCAGGATTCGGAATTAATATGATCATAATGAATCTGATACCGATAATCATTTTCGCTGTACTAATTTGTATTGGATTATGGCTGATTCCTGAAAAAATGACAAAAGGATTTACTATTTTTGGTCAGGGTGTAGTAATAGTAATTACTATAGGATTAATGGCTGCGATAGTGGAAACACTTACAGGAATAGTAGTTATTCCGGGAATGGCACCGCTGAGTGAGGGAATCAATGTAATAGGATCAATAGCAATAGTGCTGGCAGGGGCATTTCCATTAGTGCACTTTATAACTAAGGCATTTAAAGCACCGCTTACTAAAGTAGGAAAGCAGCTGGGAATGAACGAAGTAGGTGCAGCAGGACTGGTTGCTACACTTGCCAATAATATACCGATGTTTGGTATGTTAAAAGATATGGATGAAAACGGGAAAATAATAAACGTTGCCTTTGCAGTAAGTGCGGCATTTGTATTCGGAGATCACTTAGGATTTACGGGCGGAGTAAATAAAAGTATGATTTTTCCAATGATAGTAGGAAAATTAGTTGGGGGAATTACTGCAATAGTTGTAGCAAAGATATTATTTGCAAGAAAGAAAAATAAACTGGAAGCTAAGTAA
- the eutC gene encoding ethanolamine ammonia-lyase subunit EutC: MLSERELREIIGKVIDEMGSNGKTDIPAAVGNDFKASSSVKENVSDDQLVDLGEINIKDQLLVDNPANREEYMKLKQRTSARLGIGRAGTRFKTDVLLRFRADHAAAQDAVFNDVPESFLEEAGLFEVTTECKDRDEYITRPDLGRKISAEGIKLLEEKCKKSPTVQVYVSDGLSSTAVEANTKNILPAVLNGLKGYGIDTGTPFFVKYGRVAAEDHISDILKPDVVCVLIGERPGLTTAESMSAYIVYKAYVGIPEAKRTVVSNIHKDGTPAAEAGAHVADLIKKILDAKASGQDLKL; encoded by the coding sequence ATGTTATCAGAAAGAGAATTAAGAGAAATCATAGGGAAAGTAATAGATGAAATGGGTAGTAACGGAAAAACTGATATCCCGGCAGCAGTAGGAAATGACTTCAAAGCTTCTTCATCAGTAAAAGAAAATGTTTCTGATGATCAACTGGTTGATTTAGGGGAGATAAATATAAAAGATCAGCTGCTGGTAGACAATCCTGCCAACAGAGAAGAATATATGAAATTAAAACAGAGAACTTCTGCAAGACTGGGAATAGGAAGAGCAGGAACAAGATTTAAGACAGATGTGCTCCTAAGATTCAGAGCAGACCATGCTGCTGCACAGGATGCGGTATTTAATGATGTACCTGAGTCATTCCTGGAAGAAGCAGGTTTATTTGAAGTAACGACAGAATGTAAAGACAGAGATGAATATATAACAAGACCAGATCTTGGAAGAAAAATTTCTGCTGAAGGAATAAAATTACTTGAGGAAAAATGCAAAAAATCTCCTACAGTACAGGTTTATGTATCTGACGGGTTAAGTTCTACAGCGGTGGAAGCAAATACTAAAAATATACTTCCGGCAGTATTAAACGGATTAAAAGGGTATGGAATAGATACAGGTACTCCGTTCTTTGTAAAATATGGAAGAGTGGCAGCTGAGGATCATATTTCCGATATTTTAAAGCCTGATGTAGTATGTGTGTTAATAGGTGAAAGACCGGGACTTACTACTGCAGAAAGTATGAGTGCATATATAGTGTATAAAGCATATGTAGGAATACCGGAAGCAAAAAGAACAGTAGTTTCTAATATTCACAAAGACGGAACGCCTGCAGCAGAAGCAGGAGCACATGTGGCTGACTTAATCAAAAAAATACTCGACGCTAAAGCAAGCGGACAAGATTTAAAATTATAA
- a CDS encoding ethanolamine ammonia-lyase subunit EutB, whose protein sequence is MVLKTKLFGHVYEFKDVKEVLAKANEERSGDTLAGVSASTAEERVAAKAVLAELKLSDLRNNPVVGYEEDEVTRIIQDDVNEKIYNEIKNWSVSELREWILSLRTSGEEIKRISRGLTSEMVAGVAKLMTNMDLVAAASKIRITAHCNTTIGGEGILAVRLQPNHTTDDPDGIMLSTYEGLSYGIGDALIGLNPVDDSVDSVMRVLERFHEIKTKWEIPTQICVLAHVTTQMEAVKRGAPTDMIFQSIAGSEKGNEAFGITGTMIEEARQLVLKQGTSTGPNVMYFETGQGSELSSDAHHGADQVTMEARCYGFAKRYNPFLVNTVVGFIGPEYLYNSKQVIRAGLEDHFMGKLTGISMGVDACYTNHMKADQNDIENLEMLLTLAGCNYFMGIPAGDDIMLNYQTTSFHDIATLRDLGKVRPIKEFERWLEKMNIMKNGKLTDIAGDASIFLK, encoded by the coding sequence ATGGTATTAAAGACAAAATTATTTGGTCATGTCTATGAATTTAAGGATGTAAAAGAAGTTCTTGCCAAAGCGAATGAAGAAAGATCTGGAGATACACTTGCAGGTGTATCGGCTTCTACAGCTGAAGAAAGAGTGGCAGCTAAAGCAGTGCTTGCCGAATTAAAACTTTCTGATCTTAGAAATAATCCTGTGGTAGGATATGAAGAGGATGAAGTAACAAGAATAATACAAGATGACGTTAACGAAAAAATTTATAACGAAATAAAAAACTGGAGTGTAAGCGAACTTAGAGAATGGATACTCAGCTTAAGAACTTCGGGAGAAGAAATAAAAAGAATAAGCAGAGGACTTACAAGTGAAATGGTAGCAGGTGTGGCTAAGCTTATGACTAATATGGATCTTGTTGCTGCTGCAAGCAAGATTAGAATAACTGCACACTGTAATACTACAATCGGGGGAGAAGGAATTCTTGCAGTAAGATTACAGCCTAACCATACTACTGATGATCCGGACGGAATTATGCTTTCTACTTATGAAGGATTAAGCTATGGTATAGGAGACGCTCTTATAGGTCTGAATCCGGTGGATGACAGTGTGGACAGCGTAATGAGAGTACTTGAAAGATTTCATGAAATAAAAACTAAATGGGAAATACCGACACAAATTTGTGTTCTTGCCCATGTAACTACACAAATGGAAGCAGTAAAAAGAGGGGCGCCTACAGATATGATATTCCAAAGTATAGCGGGATCTGAAAAAGGAAATGAGGCTTTTGGAATAACAGGTACTATGATAGAAGAAGCAAGACAGCTTGTACTAAAGCAGGGTACATCTACAGGGCCGAATGTAATGTATTTTGAAACAGGACAGGGCTCTGAATTATCGTCTGATGCTCACCACGGTGCAGATCAGGTGACAATGGAAGCCAGATGTTATGGTTTTGCAAAAAGATATAATCCATTCCTTGTTAATACAGTAGTAGGGTTTATCGGACCGGAATATCTGTATAACAGTAAACAGGTAATAAGAGCAGGACTGGAAGATCACTTTATGGGAAAACTTACTGGAATATCTATGGGAGTAGATGCATGCTACACTAACCATATGAAGGCAGACCAGAATGATATAGAGAATCTGGAAATGCTTCTGACTCTTGCGGGATGTAACTATTTTATGGGAATACCTGCAGGTGACGATATCATGCTGAATTACCAGACTACTTCTTTCCATGATATTGCAACATTAAGAGATTTAGGTAAGGTAAGACCTATAAAAGAATTCGAAAGATGGCTTGAAAAAATGAATATAATGAAAAACGGAAAGCTCACAGACATAGCTGGTGACGCTTCAATTTTCTTAAAATAA